In Saccharomyces paradoxus chromosome IV, complete sequence, the DNA window AGACCAGTTAAGAGAGGTCCAAACAGAAAAGCTGCTATGGTCAAAGCCCAAAACAAACCAAAGAGGGAAAAACCTGCTAAGAAGAGTCTAGAGGATTTGGACAAGGAAATGGCCGACTATttcgaaaagaaataaaattgctatcatttttttgtttgatttAATCTGGTTTAATTAAATTTAATTTCTCCGAGTTTCATTATGTACTAGTTTCCAGAAAATTTAAAGgattaaaaaatgtatttATAAAACTTTGATATGTGTATGTAATAATATCTTACCAACACCCGGTAACGCTAATCCAATAGCCAGTGgaaacctttttttcatttttgaactttATTCAGATGACTTATAACGTATCACTATTTACAGTGTGGcgaatatatatatatgtacgtacattgaaaagatgaaTGGATTAATTTATCTGGGCTACTCATTTCTTCTCCTGTCTAGAAAGCCTAGCTTGTCgcctctttttcttgttaccGCACTAAGCCCGCTACCTTCATATTTACTCTTTCTCACTAACCCATGATCTTCAGAGCTATTAATGTTGTCGCCCTCATGTTTAGGTAGGGGGAACCCTGGTTTAACTTGAGCGAGATTATCATAATAATTTTCTCCATTCGCTTCACCATTGTTTCCTCGCGCTTTTGGTATGAATTTAGCATCTCTCCTAGACTTCACTATAGTCTTCACCACATAAATTGACGCAATTCCGGCAGCAGAAATGTACACTAAATTCTTACTGTTAAAGCCGCATGATTAGCGTCTTTTCTACTTTCGTCTTTACTTTGGTTATATATGGTGTAATCTATCTCTGTTTAAAGGGATAGACCGATAAGGGGATAACATAACCAAAGAAGAACTCCGGGAAATAGAATAAGAAATTCAATGTTAGTTAAGTTTTTTAGAAATAGACGTTTCGCCGTTTTTGAATACATACCCTATATTCTGAAATGGATTTGACATTGTATACTTAGTGCGGTCTGGAGAATGTATTATCGTTATATTCACGTCTTCTGCTagcttgatttttttagtaCAAGCAGGGCGCCCGGGCTTTTTTTAGACGAAAGAATAAGAAGGATGTCTTCATCTAAAAGCGAAGAGCCAATTGACACATTTCTGATGCCTTAAGGACAACATATTGTaatgcatatatatatatatatatatatattctgGTGCGCCAGTAAGTAATTCTTATATAGTGTAACTGCCCTTGCTTACCAactctttaaaaaaaaagtaggTAAGACCGCAGAAGTAACATGTTCACGGCACCGCGCTACAACTAAAAGCTTACCTGTTGACAATATCGGTGAGTTTCTACAGTACCTAATTCATTAACTCCAATGCCACGTGACCATTCTAGTCATTACGCAGGTGGTGCGAAAATTACAGTATGGATCGTATAAAGTTACCAAGCAGAAAAATTGtaacaattttcttttttcaaattttctcggtatctgaaatttttcatttaagAGATGATACTTGGTCTTACTCTTAACTGTTATTTCAAGCGTTTTGATTTAACTTCCAGTTGACAGAACGTTAAGGAATAGTCCGCGAATTTATTACCGCTTAAACTGattatttcaaatatagAAAGTAATATCTATTAATCAACAACAGAAATGAAATACTTAGCTGCTTACTTATTATTGGTTCAAGGTGGTAACGCTGCCCCATCCACCGCCGACATCAAGGCCGTCGTCGAATCTGTCGGTGCTGAAGTCGATGAAGCCAGAATCAACGAATTGTTGTCCTCTTTGGAAGGTAAGGgttctttggaagaaatcATTGCTGAAGGTCAAAAGAAGTTCGCTACTGTTCCAACTGGTGGTGcttctgctgctgcttcCGGTGCTGCCGGTGCTGCCGCCGGTGGTGATGctgctgaagaagaaaaggaagaagaagctaaGGAAGAATCTGATGATGACATGGGTTTTGGTTTATTCGATTAAGGAATTTGATTGAtcaacatttttcttgttttccttCATTTTACAAAATCTGGTGtaaatctttgatttcattgtgatttaaaaataattaaTTACTGTATAATAATCTATATAGACaattaattgaaaatagtATTACTTCTTTAACTCGCTTAGGAtgtcttttattttctttctttttcccgGAGAACTGTCAGATGTTTTGACGGCCTCCTCCAGCAATAActtcatttcttccaatGCAACTACTAGTTTCCCGCTGTACGTGGCAAAATACTCGCTGACATCGTCATCTTCTGAAGCGTCTTTAATGGAAGTGATTAAAGAATTTATGGAGTTTATTTGGCTCAGAATATCTGATAGCTTAGTCTCGCCTATTTGGATAGCCTGGCATTTCAATATCAAGTCTTTTCTCAAATTACTATACTCGTTTAGAACCTTGAGATCATTTTCCActtctaattcttcttcgtctACTACCTCCATCTGCGGTAGCTTCAATACGTCTTCAATTAATCTTTCAATCGATGTGCTCTGTGGTTCGCCCTCGACTCTACTTCTTAGTTCACTTCCAAGAGAATACTTCGGTATGTCTCCAATAAGATCCATTATCTGTTGCAATTGACTGGACCTCAATTCAGATTCGTTATCGTATATCTCCTTGCTTAATAAATCTTGTTTTCCCCTGCTTAAGGCGTCGTTCCTCTTTTCAATTACTTGAGCCTTTAGTAATCTGCACACTTCATTTGGTAATTCGCCTGCTAGGTCATCCATGAGGTAGTCATCATTGGACAAGAATGTGGTCAAAtcgttttcaataaattcgGATATGCTATTGTATGTGTCTGTCATCCTATCTTACTTTTCTATGGTTTGCTTCAACTCCTGGGCATTTTTAACAGAAATCTTTCGTCGCATGAAGATTTACCTCTTTGCCTTGTGACGCGTTATCGTTTTATAAAGAcatctttaaaaaaaaaacagcaTATCAACATCTAAAAGGGACGTAACGAAGAGCTGTTTATGATAAGAGATAATTTACCTGCGAATTAAAATTTAAAGCACCTCAATTCTTCGCAATTTTATTAGTTTCCCTCCTCCGGTTTTTCcctcttttattttatgtttagtTCAACTACtacagaaaataaaaaatacaaattcACATTCCTCATATACAAATATAGAGACTGGGCTTCAATGGCTTAAGAAAGGAAACGTATCATATCGATAGCAATtcgaaaaaagagaataaCTTCGTAAACTGTTTGCTAAGTAGTGTGTGTaattaatatataaatttttataaaaactcttggtcaagaaaaaaaagaaggatttCGTCTAAATGTGAGgttatcattattattaaattttttttttaaaattttataagTTTTGCTTTCGTTTCATACTCTTTAAGGAGCATTGGGCATTGTGTGCGCTCTGAAGGCTAAATAGGAGTTTGATGGACTTACCACGGAACAGTATAGCGAATACCAACCACAGCAACTACtcaaaattccaaaatagCCACCGGCCATTTTGAGATTGTTGTTATCAATGAAGGTGCCGATACacagtaataaaaaagtgAGGTCCAGAAAGGTCAATAGTAAGAACAAGCCCCACGTGCTCTTCAATGTACACATCAACATCAAGAAGGTGAAAACGGTCCAGCCCGCAAGGAAGAAACCAATAACATTGTTCAGCATCGTGGGATCCGTATAGCCGCTAACCAGATTATCCGTATCAGTCAACCCATAACCGTAGCAGATCCAGAACCCGCCGAAAGAACTGAACACCGTCATCGCGTATGTGTCCCCAATGACAAAACACAATAACCCGGCAAACAATTCAATGGCTCCACCAAAGAACATAAACAAACTTAGCGCCCACTTACCATCAGTGACGCCGCGGACGTTCGCATTGATCAGCGACAAAACCAGACACGACAGGGAAAACGATGCGAGACCCAAAGGAACCGGATTAGCAAACTGGTGGGGAGCCTGCTTAGCGCAGTTGCCTTCATCCATATCGCCTCTATCTAGTGCGTTGAGCAAGTCTCTGCGCCTATAAGTGGAAGACCCCAAAGTGATAAAGTCTCTGTCGGAGTATATCTCCTGAATATTGGAAAAGCCCTGCGAAGCGCCAGCAATGGAACCCTGCTGGGGAAGCGTTTCGATATTTTCAAGTGTGTTCACACCCTTTTCCAGATCCTGTGGAGAAGAAGCAGAAGATGTCATTTCAactggttttttttttctatttaaATCTTGTTGGGAGTGTATTCAATTATATATGACCGAACCTTTCATAAACGTGAAGCAGTACTAGACGATCAACGGAAACTCATCGATGAGTATCCAATTTGCCGAAAAGTTGATTTatttaaatattcttcCTGAGTCACGGTCATCGTGAATAGCGTTAAAATTCCCAAATCATATGGTCTCTCCATTAGGCCCTGAGCGGTTccccaagaaaaaaaaactagagaaaaaaaaaatgatgcTTCTTCCTAACGCTATTGTAGTGCAGGTTCTGCCGTGTGCCAAGTTGGAGCAGCGCCTGCTGAGATCTTCCCGGGCGGTTCTTGCACTTCCCAGGACCAGCGGCGGCAGTTCCGGTTTTTTTCGGCGTCTTTTGTCTGACACACAATGGGCGATGGAGAGGGAAAACCGGAGGATGTGCCAGCTGCGGTGCAATTATGGTTGGAGTGGTATTTGGTAGCCGGCGGTGCGGCAATAGGAGAGGGGAAGGGAGAAGGGGAGGGGAGAAAGGTAATGGCTGACGAATATACTGATGGAAATCACAGGTCAGATATTGGAGATTACATGCGAGAATGATACAGTTATACAAAAGGGTGAAAATTGAGACCTAAAttccttccttttttttctttttttttttgattgaaaaattacGTACAGAAGTACctactttttcaaaggaaGAATTAAGATGCTCATTTGTGGTTACATACAATGAAAGTAATAAAGCCGCTTTGTCCGTGCAACACGATATAGAGAGTACAATGAGTGCGAAATACCTGGAACGCAAAGTGTTCTGAGGAATACACAGACGCATTAATcagacaagaaaaaaacggTTTGGGAAAGGGATTTGGTCTTTCCTCTCGGGTCTCTGGTGTGgttcctttctttcttagATCTCCCTGCACACTGCGCTGTTGTCCTCCAAGTTATGGTTTGCTCTCTCCAGGTATTACAATGCAGTAGGCTTTTGGTGTGAATGAAggaagagagaaaaattttttttcttaaagttttttcattttgtgggcttgttcttttctatatatTCTTGATATCTTAGATTATACATATTATTCTCTTATATTTCACAATTGCCCTTTTGGAGAATAACATTCAGACTCAAAGACCACAAACACAAACTATAACATAATTGCAAGATGGTTGCTTTCACTGTTGACCAAATGCGTTCTTTAATGGACAAAGTTACCAATGTGCGTAACATGTCCGTTATTGCTCACGTCGATCATGGTAAGTCCACTTTGACCGATTCCTTGGTTCAAAGAGCCGGTATTATTTCCGCTGCTAAGGCTGGTGAAGCTCGTTTCACCGATACCAGAAAGgatgaacaagaaagagGTATCACCATCAAGTCTACCGCTATTTCTTTATACTCTGAAATGTCTGACGAAGATGTCAAGGAAATCAAGCAAAAGACCGACGGTAACTCCTTTTTGATCAACTTGATCGACTCTCCAGGTCACGTTGACTTCTCCTCTGAAGTTACTGCTGCTTTACGTGTCACTGATGGTGCTTTGGTTGTTGTCGACACCATTGAAGGTGTGTGTGTTCAAACCGAAACTGTTTTGAGACAAGCTTTGGGTGAAAGAATCAAGcctgttgttgttattaaCAAGGTCGACAGAGCTTTGTTGGAATTGCAAGTTTCCAAGGAAGATTTATACCAAACTTTTGCCAGAACTGTTGAATCCGTTAACGTCATCGTCTCCACCTATGCTGATGAAGTTTTGGGTGACGTTCAAGTTTACCCAGCCAGAGGTACCGTTGCCTTCGGTTCTGGGTTGCACGGTTGGGCTTTCACTATCCGTCAATTCGCCACCAGATACGCTAAGAAATTCGGTGTCGACAAGTCCAAGATGATGGACAGATTATGGGGTGACTCTTTCTTCAACCCAAAGACCAAGAAGTGGACCAACAAGGACACTGATGCCGAAGGTAAGCCATTGGAAAGAGCTTTCAACATGTTCATCTTGGACCCAATCTTCAGATTATTCACTGCCATCATGAACTTCAAGAAGGATGAAATTCCAGTTTTGTTAGAAAAGTTGGAAATTGTCTTGAAGGGTGACGAGAAGGACTTGGAAGGTAAGGCTTTGTTGAAGGTTGTTATGAGAAAGTTCTTGCCAGCTGCCGACGCTTTGTTGGAAATGATTGTCTTGCACTTGCCATCTCCAGTCACTGCTCAAGCCTACAGAGCTGAACAATTATACGAAGGTCCAGCTGACGATGCCAGTTGTATTGCTATCAAGAACTGTGATCCAAAGGCTGACTTAATGTTGTACGTCTCCAAGATGGTGCCAACCTCTGATAAGGGTAGATTCTACGCTTTCGGTAGAGTTTTCGCCGGTACTGTTAAATCTGGTCAAAAGGTCAGAATTCAAGGTCCAAACTACGTTCCAGGTAAGAAGGACGATTTGTTCATCAAGGCTATCCAAAGAGTTGTTTTGATGATGGGTAGATTTGTCGAACCAATCGATGACTGTCCAGCTGGTAACATTATCGGTTTAGTCGGTATCGATCAATTCTTGTTGAAGACCGGTACTTTAACCACCAGTGAAACCGCTCACAACATGAAGGTCATGAAATTCTCTGTCTCTCCAGTTGTGCAAGTCGCTGTCGAAGTCAAGAACGCTAACGACTTACCAAAATTGGTCGAAGGTTTGAAGAGATTGTCCAAGTCCGATCCATGTGTCTTGACTTGTATGTCTGAATCCGGTGAACATATCGTTGCTGGTACCGGTGAACTGCATTTGGAAATTTGTTTGCAAGATCTGGAAAACGACCATGCTGGTGTTCCATTGAAGATTTCCCCACCAGTTGTCGCCTACAGAGAAACTGTTGAAAGTGAATCCTCTCAAACTGCTTTATCCAAGTCTCCAAACAAGCATAACAGAATTTACTTGAAGGCTGAACCAATTGACGAAGAAGTCTCTTTGGCTATCGAAAACGGTATCATCAACCCAAGAGATGATTTCAAGGCCAGAGCCAGAATCATGGCTGATGATTACGGTTGGGATGTTACTGACGCCAGAAAGATCTGGTGTTTCGGTCCAGATGGAAACGGTCCAAACTTGGTTATTGATCAAACTAAGGCTGTTCAATACTTGCACGAAATCAAGGATTCCGTTGTTGCTGCTTTCCAATGGGCTACCAAGGAAGGTCCAATTTTCGGTGAAGAAATGAGATCTGTCAGAGTTAACATTTTGGATGTTACTTTACATGCCGATGCTATCCACAGAGGTGGTGGTCAAATCATCCCAACCATGAGAAGAGCTACTTACGCCGGTTTCTTATTGGCTGAGCCAAAGATCCAGGAACCAGTTTTCTTGGTCGAAATTCAATGTCCAGAACAAGCCGTCGGTGGTATCTACTCCGTCttaaacaagaagagaGGTCAAGTTGTTTCTGA includes these proteins:
- the COI1 gene encoding Coi1p (similar to YDR381C), whose translation is MSNPFQNIGKNLVYISAAGIASIYVVKTIVKSRRDAKFIPKARGNNGEANGENYYDNLAQVKPGFPLPKHEGDNINSSEDHGLVRKSKYEGSGLSAVTRKRGDKLGFLDRRRNE
- the RPP2B gene encoding ribosomal protein P2 (Ribosomal protein P2 beta~similar to YDR382W); the protein is MKYLAAYLLLVQGGNAAPSTADIKAVVESVGAEVDEARINELLSSLEGKGSLEEIIAEGQKKFATVPTGGASAAASGAAGAAAGGDAAEEEKEEEAKEESDDDMGFGLFD
- the ATO3 gene encoding putative ammonium permease ATO3 (Plasma membrane protein, ammonium transporter~similar to YDR384C), which gives rise to MTSSASSPQDLEKGVNTLENIETLPQQGSIAGASQGFSNIQEIYSDRDFITLGSSTYRRRDLLNALDRGDMDEGNCAKQAPHQFANPVPLGLASFSLSCLVLSLINANVRGVTDGKWALSLFMFFGGAIELFAGLLCFVIGDTYAMTVFSSFGGFWICYGYGLTDTDNLVSGYTDPTMLNNVIGFFLAGWTVFTFLMLMCTLKSTWGLFLLLTFLDLTFLLLCIGTFIDNNNLKMAGGYFGILSSCCGWYSLYCSVVSPSNSYLAFRAHTMPNAP
- the EFT2 gene encoding elongation factor 2 (Elongation factor 2 (EF-2), also encoded by EFT1~similar to YDR385W), which gives rise to MVAFTVDQMRSLMDKVTNVRNMSVIAHVDHGKSTLTDSLVQRAGIISAAKAGEARFTDTRKDEQERGITIKSTAISLYSEMSDEDVKEIKQKTDGNSFLINLIDSPGHVDFSSEVTAALRVTDGALVVVDTIEGVCVQTETVLRQALGERIKPVVVINKVDRALLELQVSKEDLYQTFARTVESVNVIVSTYADEVLGDVQVYPARGTVAFGSGLHGWAFTIRQFATRYAKKFGVDKSKMMDRLWGDSFFNPKTKKWTNKDTDAEGKPLERAFNMFILDPIFRLFTAIMNFKKDEIPVLLEKLEIVLKGDEKDLEGKALLKVVMRKFLPAADALLEMIVLHLPSPVTAQAYRAEQLYEGPADDASCIAIKNCDPKADLMLYVSKMVPTSDKGRFYAFGRVFAGTVKSGQKVRIQGPNYVPGKKDDLFIKAIQRVVLMMGRFVEPIDDCPAGNIIGLVGIDQFLLKTGTLTTSETAHNMKVMKFSVSPVVQVAVEVKNANDLPKLVEGLKRLSKSDPCVLTCMSESGEHIVAGTGELHLEICLQDLENDHAGVPLKISPPVVAYRETVESESSQTALSKSPNKHNRIYLKAEPIDEEVSLAIENGIINPRDDFKARARIMADDYGWDVTDARKIWCFGPDGNGPNLVIDQTKAVQYLHEIKDSVVAAFQWATKEGPIFGEEMRSVRVNILDVTLHADAIHRGGGQIIPTMRRATYAGFLLAEPKIQEPVFLVEIQCPEQAVGGIYSVLNKKRGQVVSEEQRPGTPLFTVKAYLPVNESFGFTGELRQATGGQAFPQMVFDHWSTLGSDPLDPTSKAGEIVLAARKRHGMKEEVPGWQEYYDKL
- the NKP1 gene encoding Nkp1p (Central kinetochore protein and subunit of the Ctf19 complex~similar to YDR383C), which gives rise to MTDTYNSISEFIENDLTTFLSNDDYLMDDLAGELPNEVCRLLKAQVIEKRNDALSRGKQDLLSKEIYDNESELRSSQLQQIMDLIGDIPKYSLGSELRSRVEGEPQSTSIERLIEDVLKLPQMEVVDEEELEVENDLKVLNEYSNLRKDLILKCQAIQIGETKLSDILSQINSINSLITSIKDASEDDDVSEYFATYSGKLVVALEEMKLLLEEAVKTSDSSPGKRKKIKDILSELKK